From a region of the Marinifilum sp. JC120 genome:
- a CDS encoding class I SAM-dependent methyltransferase yields the protein MAEHFENAQGSTAEKLDMFPRFVSRQSLSIFLAKDHIFKQILPIHGAIVECGVFMGAGLFTWAQLSSIYEPANHNRRVIGFDSFEGFPQVGSQDEGAGLIHKTEGGYRFDGKKELEDCAALHDLNRPIGHIPNVELVKGDARQTIPDYVAENQHLVVSLLYLDFDLYEPTKVALEALRERMPKGAVLAFDELNQAQWPGETRAVLECIGIKNLHIQRVPYTPALSYAVLD from the coding sequence ATGGCGGAGCATTTTGAAAACGCACAAGGTAGTACTGCTGAGAAACTCGATATGTTCCCCCGTTTTGTCTCGCGTCAATCCTTGTCCATATTTTTAGCAAAGGATCATATTTTCAAACAGATACTGCCTATCCATGGTGCTATTGTCGAATGCGGAGTCTTTATGGGGGCAGGGCTTTTTACCTGGGCCCAGCTGTCGTCTATTTATGAACCTGCGAATCATAACCGCCGGGTGATCGGCTTTGATTCGTTCGAAGGTTTTCCGCAAGTCGGCAGTCAGGATGAAGGTGCCGGTCTTATACATAAGACAGAAGGGGGCTATCGGTTTGACGGCAAGAAGGAGCTTGAAGACTGCGCCGCTTTGCATGACCTTAACCGGCCCATCGGGCATATCCCGAATGTAGAACTGGTCAAAGGTGATGCCAGACAGACAATTCCTGATTATGTGGCTGAAAACCAGCATTTGGTTGTTTCGTTGCTTTACCTTGATTTTGACCTTTATGAGCCGACTAAAGTTGCACTTGAAGCATTGCGTGAGCGGATGCCCAAGGGAGCAGTGTTGGCTTTTGATGAATTAAATCAAGCACAGTGGCCGGGAGAAACCCGCGCTGTCCTTGAGTGTATCGGCATAAAGAACCTTCATATTCAGCGGGTTCCTTACACTCCTGCGTTGTCATATGCGGTACTTGATTAG